Part of the uncultured Desulfobacter sp. genome, CGGAAGGAATGAAAGGGGTTAATGCATAGTGCTTGTAATTTAATGAATCTGACCAAATGATATCAATATATCCATGATGATGCCGGGGAGGACTCCCCAATTTTGGATAAGTGGCAAACATCTATCATCTGGAGGTTGGAAATATTATTCCATAAACTACAAAGGCTCCCAGCGAAAACGCTGGGAGCCTTTATTTACTTGGTAGCGGGGAAAGGATTTGAACCAATGACCTTCGGGTTATGAGCCCGACGAGCTACCAGACTGCTCCACCCCGCAACAACGGAAAGAGAATATAGACCAAAGGGACCTTTGAGTCAAGCATTTAAAATTATGGGCCTCCGGTTTTCATCCGACGCGGTTTGACTGATATATTGCTCCACAACTTCCGAAATGGATCTATCCTGGTCTCTATCTTCGATTACCGTGCCTTGTACAGGCCCAGGCGGTTAAAAAAAGGTTAAGAATAGAACACTCTGTGTGGGTATTTTATTTACCCTGAATCCACTTTTGTTCAATCCGATTAATAGCCTGGCTGATCAGCCTGGCCCACTTTTAAAAGTTCCCTGTTAATGAACCGGGGGGCTGTCTCCAATAAGCTGATGGAGGGTATTAGTCGATGATTTCTCAAGGCTTTTCTGGATGCTTTGTCTACCAATGTAAAAAATCGATCTGCCTCATCTTTTAACCGGGATGGCTTATGACCTTTAACTTTCTTGAATTCACAACATAGTTGATCTGATAAATAGAAGAATTCCTGGTACAGAGCGCTGTTTTTAATGAGTTTATTCTTTTTTGACGAATAATCTTTCTTCTCAAGCCCTCCCCGCCTTGCCTGAAGCCCGATAATGTTCTGGGAATCAGTATACACAACAATTTTTGCGAGGGACTTTTGAATTGAAGCAAATGCCCAGATCAGGGTCTGGATCTCAAGTTTCGCCGAATTGGTGTGCTCAAATTTTTTTATCATAACATCGGCTTTAAAGGTTTGTGAATACGGGAGCTCCTGCAATACTGCAAGATATGCCCCATATCCAATTTGGGATTTGGGATCTACACTGCCATCGGTAAATAGCCGCAAGGTTGCCATTTGTTCAATCTCTTAACATCAATTTGTATTCAAATATTAGATAGCCATCGGTTTAAGTGATTGGCAAACCTGCTCGTATTTTTTTGATTCATCGCGGCCGGCCCGCCGGTATCAATGCCAATGTCCCTCAAGCTTTCCTTGAACTTCCTTATTCTCAACTGGTCCTGAATCGATTCTTTGGAATAAAGATGCCCTCTGGGATTAAGCGCATAACCCTCTTTTTCTAATACCTGAGCGGCTAACGGTATATCAGAAGTAATGACCAGATCTCCTTTATCAAGCAAAGCAACAATTCTGTTGTCCGCCTCATCAAACCCGGAAGAGACCCGAAGAAATGTGATATAGTTCCGATTGGGTATTTTCATGGGATGATTGGCTACCATGGTTAACACCACACCGGTTCGATCCGCTGCCTTGAACAAAATATTTTTAATTACTGCCGGACATGCATCTGCATCTACCCATATTCTCATGTAACCCCCTTTGCCTCCAAAGTTCATTGAAATGCAAAACGGAACATTTCCGCTTAATCCACGATGCAATCTTATCAGGCCACATCCCAAGACACAAGAAAGCGTGCTCGTTCCTTAAAACAGAACAAATTTACCCTAAAGATTGAAATTTATGTTGAGATCAGTTAGGTTCTCAGGTTCATTTTTAATGATATGCTTTTAACAGGATTGAAATAAATCCTATCCAAATTACAGTCAAATATCTGAGGTGCAAAAAAAATGTCAGAACAAACTTGTGATTATAAGGTCAGGTGCAAATCGTGTTTTAACCAGTTCATTGTTCAGATATATGACAACCTCGAAAAATGCCTCTGGCTTGTGGATAACAAAGACTGGTACTGTGATGCATGTAAAAAAAAATATTTCGAACAGAAGACAGCAATGCTTTCAGAAGCCCATGCACGCTTAGGTTTCCCTCAGCTTACCGGTACACCGAAAACAATTACCTGGGCGGAAAAAATAAGGGCGGAACTGATAAATAAAGTAAACTACCTGAATTCAAGCCTGAACCATGAAGATGAAGACGCAAAAACATTATCAGACAAGGCTTTTCAACTGTTTTTCCAGGAGTGGCAAAATGAAATAAACGCCAAGTGGTGGATAAACAACAGAACAACAAATGTCAGGGATATATCGGTTCGAATAAAAGAGATCACGGACACCCTGTCATAAAACCAGTAACGGTCTTTGTCACTCCGGATCTTTTCAAGGACGGGATTCAATCACAATATGTTTTTGACCGGTACCTTGAAAAAAAAGGAAGAAGAAGCTGCCGCGCGGTAGAAGTACGTACAGTAAATGCCCCCGATAGAGCTGCTATCGTGGGCCTCGTTCCGAGGCAAGACTCCGCACAAAGAGCCATGCAGCCGGTGGCAGCGCCAGCGCAAAGGCCCCGCAGAGGAACAAAAACGTCAGCTGCACGCCTACCAGGTCTGCAAGCTTTCCAACAAACGGCCCCGTGCAGACAAAGCCAAGGCGAAACAGCAGGGAGTGCAAGGAGAGAATCCCGGCCCTGTTGCTTGATGGGATCTCTCTCTGGGCGTAGTTGAGCATCATGGGGCCACGCAGCCCCCGCATACAGGTGAGCAG contains:
- a CDS encoding RNase H family protein; this translates as MATLRLFTDGSVDPKSQIGYGAYLAVLQELPYSQTFKADVMIKKFEHTNSAKLEIQTLIWAFASIQKSLAKIVVYTDSQNIIGLQARRGGLEKKDYSSKKNKLIKNSALYQEFFYLSDQLCCEFKKVKGHKPSRLKDEADRFFTLVDKASRKALRNHRLIPSISLLETAPRFINRELLKVGQADQPGY
- a CDS encoding YaiI/YqxD family protein, with protein sequence MRIWVDADACPAVIKNILFKAADRTGVVLTMVANHPMKIPNRNYITFLRVSSGFDEADNRIVALLDKGDLVITSDIPLAAQVLEKEGYALNPRGHLYSKESIQDQLRIRKFKESLRDIGIDTGGPAAMNQKNTSRFANHLNRWLSNI